From the Pseudomonadales bacterium genome, the window ACTTTGATTATTGCGCACCGCTTAAGCACCATCGAGCATGCCGATATGATTGCCGTAATGCAGCATGGCAAAATTGTGGAGTGTGGCAAACATCAACAGTTATTAGCCAATAGCTCACTGTATCAACGCTTAGCGAAGTTGCAGTTTGCAGATCAACTGGCCAGCTAGGCCATCCAGTCAAGCACACTTGTTTCGTTATATATCGCGCATAAAAAAACCGCGCTATACAGCGCGGTTTAATCACATAAATCAGCGTGATTTTTATATTTTAATAAGCAAGATCTGCCACAACGCGTCGGTTCTGAGCACGACCTGCCGCGGTGCTGTTATCTGCCACAGGATCGGCTTCACCTTTACCCACTGCAGTAATCCGCGCTGGATCAATATTATGGCGTGAAACAATTGCCTGCTTAACTGATTCAGCTCGCTTCTCTGACAACTGCTGGTTAAACGCCGCAGGGCCTGAACTATCGGTATAACCATAAATGGTAAGACTCAAGTCTTTATGATAATTCATGATTTGACCAAGCTCGTCAATTTTGCTGTAAGAGCCTGCTTTAATTTGATTTGAGGCATTTTCAAATGTGACATTCAAATTAAACTGACGATCTTCTTTGATCGGGCAGCCACCCTCATCAACCGTCACGCCTTTCGCAGTTTTTTCACATTTATCCATGTAATCTGCAACACCGTCTTCGTCAGAATCAACTGGACAACCCTTGGCATCGACTGCAGCACCCGCTGGAGTATCGGCACAGCTATCTTCTTTATCGATAACGCCGTCTTGATCACTATCAAACAGAATCTCACAGCCTTTGTCGTCAACAGCTACACCCTCGGCCGAGTTAGGGCATTGATCGTTTTGATTTTCTACACCATCACGGTCGTCGTCAGAAACCAAGGCCGTGTATTGTTTTTCAGCAGGCGATGAGGCAAACAAGAATACGATGCCTAAATTGGCTATACCATCAACGGTATTATCTTCGTCACCGTAAACGGCACGAAAATCAGTGCGAAAATACACATGATCAAATGGCATATAGCGATAGCCAACACCCACATTAACGGAAGTTTCATCTTGGCTATCGCCAATATCAGGATTGTATTTTTGCTCACCAATACCAAATGGAATATAAAAACCCATATTATCGGCAAAATTGTCGAAGTGATAAAAACCGTCTAGCTTCAGCTGCTGCACACGTAAATCGTTATCTACATCTTCAACTTCGGTATCCGTTTCTGAGTAGTTCACTTCAACCGCCCAGTTAGGGTTAAAATGATAACCAAAGCCAAGACCTAGGTTGACCTCATCATCAATTGAGAAACCACCGTTATCTTCGAACTC encodes:
- a CDS encoding OmpA family protein; its protein translation is MLHNKATLIAGASLGLSALFTVPAIAYDKAPYKSLYLAPSVGYHFFENTREFEDNGGFSIDDEVNLGLGFGYHFNPNWAVEVNYSETDTEVEDVDNDLRVQQLKLDGFYHFDNFADNMGFYIPFGIGEQKYNPDIGDSQDETSVNVGVGYRYMPFDHVYFRTDFRAVYGDEDNTVDGIANLGIVFLFASSPAEKQYTALVSDDDRDGVENQNDQCPNSAEGVAVDDKGCEILFDSDQDGVIDKEDSCADTPAGAAVDAKGCPVDSDEDGVADYMDKCEKTAKGVTVDEGGCPIKEDRQFNLNVTFENASNQIKAGSYSKIDELGQIMNYHKDLSLTIYGYTDSSGPAAFNQQLSEKRAESVKQAIVSRHNIDPARITAVGKGEADPVADNSTAAGRAQNRRVVADLAY